The Trichosurus vulpecula isolate mTriVul1 chromosome 3, mTriVul1.pri, whole genome shotgun sequence genome includes a window with the following:
- the LOC118844399 gene encoding ATP synthase F(0) complex subunit C2, mitochondrial-like has product MYACAKFISTPDFVRSSSQPLSRPLTAVVLKRPEVMTDENLSILAASGPLISLVPRCGFQTSAISRDIDTAAKFIEAGAATVGVASSGAGIGTVFGSLIISYARKPSLKQQLFSYAILGFALSEAMGLFCLMVAFLILFAM; this is encoded by the coding sequence ATGTATGCCTGCGCCAAGTTCATCTCTACCCCTGACTTTGTGAGGAGCAGCTCTCAGCCGCTGAGTAGACCGTTAACTGCAGTGGTACTGAAACGGCCAGAGGTTATGACAGATGAGAATCTGAGCATTTTGGCAGCATCAGGTCCCTTGATCTCACTTGTCCCCAGATGTGGGTTCCAAACTAGTGCCATCTCAAGGGACATTGACACAGCAGCCAAGTTCATTGAGGCTGGGGCTGCCACTGTGGGGGTGGCCAGCTCTGGAGCTGGGATTGGGACTGTGTTTGGAAGTCTCATCATCAGTTATGCCAGGAAACCTTCCCTGAAGCAACAGCTCTTTTCCTACGCCATTCTGGGCTTTGCCCTGTCTGAGGCCATGGGGCTCTTTTGCCTGATGGTggccttcctcatcctctttgcCATGTGA